The genomic window ATCTAAAGCGCGAGAACGTCGATCTGCCGGAAAAACTGGCGCTAGGCGCCATGATCGAAGTGCCTGCAGCAGCGATCAACGTACGTGCATTGCTCGAACATGCCGACTTCCTCGCCATCGGCACCAATGACCTGGCGCAGTATGTCCTTGCTGCCGACCGTGGCAACGACGCGCTGGAAAACATCTACAACCCGTTGCAACCGGCGTTGCTGCGTCTGCTATCGCACGTCATCGGCGCTGGCCGCCGCGCTGGCAAGCCCGTGAGCCTCTGCGGCGAGATCGGTGGTGACGTTAACTTCACTGCGCTGCTCCTCGCGCTGGGACTGAAAGAATTCAGCATGCACCCCAGCCAGATTCTTCATGTGCGTGATCGTCTCGCCACACTCAACCACACCACATTACGTCAGCATGCCCCGCTATTGATTCGCTCTCGCACACACGAGGAAGCCGAATTGCTGCTGGCAAACATCGTAAACAGCTGTCACCCGTAAGCGAACGCCTCCTCTTCTGGAGCATCCTGACGGCTGCACAAATGTGTCCCGATCCATGCCATCCATTCGGCAGGGACGTATAGGCACTCAAATCCAGAGAACCCTTACATACGCTCAAAGTAGCTTTTGCTAAAGGTGCTGATTCCAGCAACCCCAGCAGAACTGCACGCATGGCCTATGTGGAAGGGAAGTACGCCAACATCATCATCCAGCGCGATCCGAGGCCGCGCGATACCGTCCTCTGCGATCGTCACGGCTGGTACTACGACCTGCTCGAATCAGTCCCCGGCCGCTCGGATGATTTCGGACAAAGCGGCAATGTGCTCAACGCATTCAAAATTCAATGCGGCTGCTACGTCATGGCGGAATCCGATTTCACCATCTGCGGGAAAAACTGGAAGCCTGATCCGCCGCCCAGCACTATCGGCGGCTGGAACGTAGCGCCCGCAAAACCCACACGACCCAAACAGGAGCAAGCAAAGGAAGTCGAGTACGTTCCACCCGATGTCTGCGTCATCATTCGCATCGGCCTGTTCTTCGATGGCACTGGCAACAATGCGAGCAATACCGCCATGGCCGAGATGTGCCGCGCGTCGACGGGCGACGAACTTGGGCAGAGCGATGCCGACCAAGCGGCGATTGCCGCGCACTGCAAGCCATACATGCTGGAGTCCAGTTCCAGTTACGACAATGGGATCAGTAATGTGGCGCGGCTGTTTAAGCTGTACCGAGACGACAGCCTACAGCCGTACAAGATCAAAAGCCCCTACGCGAACATCAAACGCTATTACTACGTTCGTATCTATGTCGACGGCATCGGCACCACAGCCGGCAAGCCCGATTCACTGCTACCAGGCTATTCGTTCGGTACCGGCGATACGGGCATGATTGCGCGAGTACAACAGGCTCTTTCGCAAACTGTACTGACAAACTTGAATATTTTTGCGGGAAGCACTCCGGGTGTCTTTATCGAAGCGCTTGAATTCGACGTCTTCGGCTTCAGCCGTGGCGCGGCAGCCGCACGCCACTGTGTCAACGAAATCAACCGCAAGGATAGCGGCCCTCTGAATAAAGTGGTGCTTTACACCAAAGCGCAATTCAAGGATGGATTTCATCTGCGCGACAATGTCGCAGTCAACTTCGTCGGGCTTTTCGACACGGTGGTGGCTCGCGGCAGCCTGGCGGATGGATTCAATGTGCGCTCCGGCAAAACCGGTCCGCTGCATGTCGGCTTGCCCACCCGCTGCGCACGCCAAGTCGTGCAGATTCACGCGCGCGATGAACATCGCGCCAATTTCATGTTAACCACCGTGCAGCCACAGCATCGCGACATCGCTTTGCCCGGCGTCCATTCAGATATCGGCGGCGGCTATAACAAAACGGAGGAAGGCCCTCTGATGATGATCAAGCCCATCCATTCGGTTGAAGCGCTACAACACCGCGACGGTGATACCTACGCGCCCGATCCCGCGCAAAGCACCGCATGGCAAAAGGCCAAAACGCAGCGCCAGATGTGGAAAGAAAAACTGGGTGATATCGACGATAGCTGTCTCGCTGTGGACGGTTGGCGAGTACTTCAGCAAAAACATACAGACCGCACGAGTGTCGTAAACATCACACAACCGGTGATGTATGCCACGGTGAAACTGGAGCGGCCGATCGATCCGAGTTATCAGCTGATTCCGTTGCGACTGATGCACAAGGTAGCGAAGGATGCAGGTGTGCCTTTCCAACCTATCCCGGAGGAATACGCGTATGCGCTACCCGATGAATTAGAACCTATCGCGACAAAGCTGCTTGCCGGTCAGCCTCTGGACCCGGAGGAGGAAGCCCTCCTCGCCCGCAAGTATCTCCATCAGTCAGCGCACTGGAATTTCGGTGCAACCTCTAAGTATTTGGAGCAGGAAATCATCACACCACAACTGCTGTACCCCAACCGCCCGGACCCCAGCGGCAAACGCGTCGTACTCGACAACGTATGAGGCACCTCATGAAATATCTGTACTTCGCATTGATGTGCCTTCTCACAGGTTGCGTCTCTGTAGCAACACCGTTCAAGGCAAAATTGCCTCAGGGAGAAGACTGGTATCTAGGCTTTTTTGCCCCGCCCTACATGGAGGTATGGATGGAAAGAGTGGATGTGGAAGACGTGCGTGGCCTTTACTACAGCAACATCTTGGCCGGCACGACCGCAACAAGCGGGCAAGAAGCTCCCGGAGGCTGGCCTCAGCCGATGCAAGTACCGATGGGAAAGGGACGCTCGATCACCGGATCGGCGCTGCCCAAACTTGTCTTTGTGCGCTGGCAATCCCTGGTCGAGCCGCAGACATATCGCATCGTGCTAGACATACCCGAGTCGGTACGCGAGCAGATGACGAAAAATATGCCGTATCAGAAACATCCACAGGACCTGGCTTATCAGGATGTTTTGACCATTGAGCTAGCCCCTGGCGGATGGATCAAGGCATGGGTCCAAAGTTCTGAAAGCACGCCCTTGGAGATCTTGTGTCAGAAGGCTGAAGTGGAGCCCAAGGGGCCAGATCAAGGACTCAGCGATGGCCGTTACGCCTATGCGTTGAACAAGCTCCACCCAGAAACACAGGAATACCTAAAAACTCATCCCATCCCTTTCAACTCTTGGACATGCCCCGAGCAGGCATCGGTATCCCAATGAAAGGGTCGGGTAACTATGCAGTGCTCATGAAATACCTATGCTGCCTATGGCTGCTCTTTCTCACCGGCTGTACCACAGCAGGAGGAAGCTACAAGGCGCCCTTACCGGAAGATGAAGACTGGTATGTAGGCTTCTTCACTCCACCCTACATGGAGGTGTGGGTAGAAAGGGTGGATGTGGAAGATGCACATGGTCTTTACTACCGCGATGTAACAGGCGGGACCACGGCAACCAGTTCACAAGAAGATCCGGAAGGTTGGCCCGAGCCGATGCAAGTTCCCATGGGCGCAGGCCGATCGATTACTGGCGCTGCTTTGCCTAAGCGCATCTTTGTCCGCTGGCAATCCTTAGTCGAGCCGCAGACGTATCGCATCACATTGGACATATCCGAGTCGGTACGCGAGCAGATGACGAAAAATATGCCGTATCAGAAACATCCACAGGACCTGGCTTATCAGGATGTTTTGACCATTGAGCTAGCCCCTGGCGGATGGATCAAGGCATGGGTCCAAAGTTCTGAAAGCACGCCCTTGGAGATCTTGTGTCAGAAGGCCGAAGTGGAGCCTAAGGGTCCGTACGGCGGCCTATCCGGAGGCAAATATCGCCCACTTTCCGAACGTGCGGCACCTTACATGGAAACGCACCCCATCATCCCTTACGACTCTTGGAAATGCCCCGAGCACGGATCGACACCGCCATGAAAATGCCATGTATCCGTGCACTGGACATGAAATACCTATGCTGCCTATGGCTGCTCTTTCTCACCGGCTGTACCACAGCGGGAGGAAGCTACAAGGCGCCCTTACCGGAAGATGAAGACTGGTATGTAGGCTTCTTCACTCCACCCTACATGGAGGTGTGGGTAGAAAGAGTGGATGTGGAAGATGCACATGGTCTTTACTACCGCGATGTAACAGGCGGGACCACGGCAACTAGTTCACAAGAAGATCCGGAAGGTTGGCCCGAGTCGATGCAAGTTCCCATGGGCGCAGGCCGATCGATTACTGGCGCTGCTTTGCCTAAGCGCATCTTTGTCCGCTGGCAATCCTTAGTCGAGCCGCAGACGTATCGCATCACATTGGACATATCCGAATCGGTACGAGAACAGATGGTGAAAAATATGCCGTATCCGAAACACCCACAGGACTTGGCCTATCAGGACATCTTGACCATCGAGCTGGCGCCTGGCGGCTGGGTCAAGGCCTGGATCAAAAGTACCGTCAGCACACCCGTGGAAATTTTGTGTCAGAAGGCCGAAGTGGAGCCTAAGGGGCCGTACGGCGGTCTATCCGGAGGCAAATATCGCCCACTATCCGAACGCGCAGCACCTTATGTGGAAACGCATCCCATCATCTCCTACGACTCCTGGAAATGCCCCGAACACGGATCGGCATCGCAATGAAAATGCCATGTATCCGTGCACTGGACATGAAATACCTATGCTGCCTGTGGCTGCTCTTTCTCACGAGTTGCTCCTCGGCAGGAGGGCCGCTCAAGAGAGAATTGCCCTATGACGCTTGGTATCTGGGCTTTGAGGCCCCGTCCTATATGGAAGTGTGGCTGGAGAGGGTGGACGTGGAAGATGTTCACGGCCTTTACTTTGCCAATATTTGGAGGGGGACCGTCGCAATGGGCTATGAAGGCGATCCCGCTGGCTGGTCCGAAGGATTGGGAGTCGTCATGGGAAAAGGACGCTATATCACCGGTGCGGCCTTACCCAAACGTATTTTCGTTCGCTGGCAATCGCTAGCGGAACCGCAAACCTATCGTGTCACTCTGGAGATACCCGAATCGGCACGTCAACAGATGCTGAAAAAAGCGCCTTACGTGAGCTATCCGGATCAGCTGAAATATCAAGATGTGCTCGCCATCGAATTGTCGCCTGGCGGATGGGCCAAGGCGTGGGTCATGAATGAGGCCAGCATGCCCGTGGAGATTTTGTGTCAGAAGGCCGAAGTGGAGCCTAAGGGGCCAGATCAAGGGCTTAGCGATGGCCGTTACGCTTATGCATTGAACAAGCTCCACCCAGAAACACAGGAATACCTAAAAACTCATCCCATCCCTTTCAACTCTTGGAAATGCCCCGAGCAGACATCGGTATTGCAATGAAAGGGTCGGGTAACCATGCAGTGCTCATGAAATACCTATGCTGCCTGTGGCTGCTCTTTCTCACCAACTGCACCACAGCGGGAGGAAGCTACAAGGCGCCCTTACCGGAAGATGAAGACTGGTATGTAGGCTTCTTCGCCCCGCCCTACATGGAGGTATGGGTAGAAAGGGTGGATGTGGAAGATGCACATGGTCTCTACTATCGCGATGTAACAGGTGGGACCACGGGAACCAGTTCGCAGGAAGATCCGGAGGGTTGGCCCGAGCCGATGCAGGTTCCCATGGGCGCAGGCCGGTCGATTACCGGTTCTGCTTTGCCTAAACGCATCTTTGTGCGCTGGCAATCCTTGGTCGAGCCGCAGACGTATCGCATCACATTGAACATATCCGAGTCGGTGCGCGAGCAGATGGTGAAGAAAATGCCGTATCCGAAACATCCAAAGGGGTTTGCCTACCAGGATCTTTTGGCCATCGAGCTAGCGCCCGGCGGCTGGGTCAAAGCGTGGATCCGAAGTTCCGTCAGCACACCCGTGGAAATTTTGTGTCAGAAGGCTGAAGTAGAACCCAAAGGACCCGATGAAGGGCTCAACCATGGCCGATACGCCTATTCGTTAGACAAGCTCAATCCGGAAACACAGGAATATCTTAAAACTAACACCATCCCCTACGACTCCTGGAAATGCCCCGAACACCCATCATCACCACGATGAGAGGACGGGCAATTCGTATCATCCTCACCAGACGCATAGGCGGCGCACAGCTGCTTATACCGATGCCAGGAACGCCTCCAGCACCGCGCCACGATATTTTTCCCGATGCAGCAAGATCGAGAGCTTGCGACGCAAATCCAGAAAGGGTGTCTTAAGTGCAGCCAGTCGGCCGGTAGCCAGCGCGTCAACAACTGCGACTTCCGGCAAGCAGGCAATGCCAAGGCCAGCGGTCACAGCCTGCTTGATGGCTTCGATCTGATCCAGCTCCATCACGGTTTCACCGGGAGGTAGCAGGGCAAGCGCTCGCTCGCTGGTAGCACGGGTGGCCGAGCCAGGTTCGCGCAGCACCCAACGCGCTCCGGCAAAATGTTCGGGCTTAAGACCGCGTATTTTTGCTAGCGGATGATCCGGTGGCGCACAAACCACCAGGGCGTCGTCACGCCACGGGCGAGCTTCAAGTAGTGGATGTGTGACAGGTCCCTCCACACATCCGATATCAAGGCTGTGATCGAGCACGGCAGCGGCGATATCGCCTGTATTGGCCACGCGAAGACGGATCGCTACCTGCGGGTGTGCACGTACGAAATCGCCAAGCAGCTCACCGACGCGGTAATTGCCAACGGTGTTACTTGCGCCGATGCGCAGATCGCCTGCCAGCGACACGGTCTTGCCGGTGGCCCGGCGTCCGAACTCGGCATGACGCTCCAGCAGCTCCTGAGCCAGCGGAAGTAGCTCGCGCCCTCGCGCATTGAGGCGCAGGCGGCCCCGCTCCCGGTCGAAGACGGGCGCGTCGAGCTGTCGCTCCATCTCGGCCAAGGCCATGCTGGCGGCTGGCTGGGTGAGGTGAAGGAGATCCGCTGCGGCCCGGACGCTGCCGTGCTGAGCAATTTGTACGAAAACCTCGAGCTGGCGCAGGCTGACGTTAAGCATC from Dyella caseinilytica includes these protein-coding regions:
- a CDS encoding DUF2931 family protein — translated: MKYLCCLWLLFLTSCSSAGGPLKRELPYDAWYLGFEAPSYMEVWLERVDVEDVHGLYFANIWRGTVAMGYEGDPAGWSEGLGVVMGKGRYITGAALPKRIFVRWQSLAEPQTYRVTLEIPESARQQMLKKAPYVSYPDQLKYQDVLAIELSPGGWAKAWVMNEASMPVEILCQKAEVEPKGPDQGLSDGRYAYALNKLHPETQEYLKTHPIPFNSWKCPEQTSVLQ
- a CDS encoding DUF2931 family protein, with the protein product MKYLCCLWLLFLTNCTTAGGSYKAPLPEDEDWYVGFFAPPYMEVWVERVDVEDAHGLYYRDVTGGTTGTSSQEDPEGWPEPMQVPMGAGRSITGSALPKRIFVRWQSLVEPQTYRITLNISESVREQMVKKMPYPKHPKGFAYQDLLAIELAPGGWVKAWIRSSVSTPVEILCQKAEVEPKGPDEGLNHGRYAYSLDKLNPETQEYLKTNTIPYDSWKCPEHPSSPR
- a CDS encoding LysR substrate-binding domain-containing protein — its product is MLNVSLRQLEVFVQIAQHGSVRAAADLLHLTQPAASMALAEMERQLDAPVFDRERGRLRLNARGRELLPLAQELLERHAEFGRRATGKTVSLAGDLRIGASNTVGNYRVGELLGDFVRAHPQVAIRLRVANTGDIAAAVLDHSLDIGCVEGPVTHPLLEARPWRDDALVVCAPPDHPLAKIRGLKPEHFAGARWVLREPGSATRATSERALALLPPGETVMELDQIEAIKQAVTAGLGIACLPEVAVVDALATGRLAALKTPFLDLRRKLSILLHREKYRGAVLEAFLASV
- a CDS encoding DUF2931 family protein, producing the protein MKYLYFALMCLLTGCVSVATPFKAKLPQGEDWYLGFFAPPYMEVWMERVDVEDVRGLYYSNILAGTTATSGQEAPGGWPQPMQVPMGKGRSITGSALPKLVFVRWQSLVEPQTYRIVLDIPESVREQMTKNMPYQKHPQDLAYQDVLTIELAPGGWIKAWVQSSESTPLEILCQKAEVEPKGPDQGLSDGRYAYALNKLHPETQEYLKTHPIPFNSWTCPEQASVSQ
- a CDS encoding DUF2931 family protein produces the protein MKGSGNYAVLMKYLCCLWLLFLTGCTTAGGSYKAPLPEDEDWYVGFFTPPYMEVWVERVDVEDAHGLYYRDVTGGTTATSSQEDPEGWPEPMQVPMGAGRSITGAALPKRIFVRWQSLVEPQTYRITLDISESVREQMTKNMPYQKHPQDLAYQDVLTIELAPGGWIKAWVQSSESTPLEILCQKAEVEPKGPYGGLSGGKYRPLSERAAPYMETHPIIPYDSWKCPEHGSTPP
- a CDS encoding T6SS phospholipase effector Tle1-like catalytic domain-containing protein, with translation MAYVEGKYANIIIQRDPRPRDTVLCDRHGWYYDLLESVPGRSDDFGQSGNVLNAFKIQCGCYVMAESDFTICGKNWKPDPPPSTIGGWNVAPAKPTRPKQEQAKEVEYVPPDVCVIIRIGLFFDGTGNNASNTAMAEMCRASTGDELGQSDADQAAIAAHCKPYMLESSSSYDNGISNVARLFKLYRDDSLQPYKIKSPYANIKRYYYVRIYVDGIGTTAGKPDSLLPGYSFGTGDTGMIARVQQALSQTVLTNLNIFAGSTPGVFIEALEFDVFGFSRGAAAARHCVNEINRKDSGPLNKVVLYTKAQFKDGFHLRDNVAVNFVGLFDTVVARGSLADGFNVRSGKTGPLHVGLPTRCARQVVQIHARDEHRANFMLTTVQPQHRDIALPGVHSDIGGGYNKTEEGPLMMIKPIHSVEALQHRDGDTYAPDPAQSTAWQKAKTQRQMWKEKLGDIDDSCLAVDGWRVLQQKHTDRTSVVNITQPVMYATVKLERPIDPSYQLIPLRLMHKVAKDAGVPFQPIPEEYAYALPDELEPIATKLLAGQPLDPEEEALLARKYLHQSAHWNFGATSKYLEQEIITPQLLYPNRPDPSGKRVVLDNV
- a CDS encoding DUF2931 family protein; amino-acid sequence: MKMPCIRALDMKYLCCLWLLFLTGCTTAGGSYKAPLPEDEDWYVGFFTPPYMEVWVERVDVEDAHGLYYRDVTGGTTATSSQEDPEGWPESMQVPMGAGRSITGAALPKRIFVRWQSLVEPQTYRITLDISESVREQMVKNMPYPKHPQDLAYQDILTIELAPGGWVKAWIKSTVSTPVEILCQKAEVEPKGPYGGLSGGKYRPLSERAAPYVETHPIISYDSWKCPEHGSASQ